The genomic segment TCCTTTTGCTGAATTTGTCGTGATGATGCAAAAAGAGGTGGCAGATAGGATTGCAGCGAAGCCGAATAGTAAGGCTTATGGCTCCTTATCTATTGCGGTGCAATACTATATGGAAGCAAGTGTTGCTTTTGTTGTGCCACGTACAGTTTTCATTCCTGCACCAAATGTGGATTCTGCGATTTTAAAAATGGTACGAAGAAGATCACCACTTGTTGAGGTCAAAGATGAAGCGTGGTTTTTCAAGACGATGCATAGCAGCTTTGTCCATCGCCGTAAAACTTTGATGAATAACCTTCAGGCTGCTTTTGGTAAAGAAAACAAAGCTGAAATTGAGCAATATTTGCAAAAAGCTGAAATTTCGCCATCTATCCGAGCAGAGGCACTCTCGATTGCTGATTTTGCGAAGTTGGCGGACGCTCTATTACCCTTAAAAAATTAATTGAGTTCAGAGCGCTTGAAATCTGTGAAAAAAGATAAAATGTTCCAATGACCTTTGCTCATCTCCACATTTTTCTATCTCCGTAGTGTAACTACTACGTTGTCCACTGGTTTAGGCTGCTTTCGTGCAAAGAACTAAATGGCATTTTTCAAACTTTCAGTACAGTCGGGTTCACATCTTAATTGAGTTCAGAACGCTTGAAATCAGTGGAAATAGATAACTTCCAGAGCCGTGCCGTTGCACGAACCCGCAATTTCCTAATTTTCATGATTTCAAATCAAGTTCTCTTCACATCTTAAAAGAAAACGCTAGTCAAATCTAGTGTTTTTTGCTAGAATGAACTTGAATGAAAGAGAGTATGAGTATGAGAATTGAAAATCTAAAAGCAAAAATGGCACGTGAGAATCTGGATAGTTTGCTTATTACAGATATGAAAAACATTTACTATTTGACAGGTTTTTCAGGAACAGCTGGAACAATTTTTTTAACTAAAACAAGAAATATCTTTATGACTGATAGCCGTTATAGCGAGATGGCGCGTGGTATTATCAGTGGCTTTGAAATTATTGAAACCAGAGATGCTATCAGTATGCTGACAGAATTGTCAATCGCTGACCAGGTCAAAAATGTAGGCTTTGAAGATACAGTGGACTATGCTTTTTTCAAAAGATTATCAGGAGCAACTCCTCAAATGGAGCTTTTTGCTACGACAAATTATCTGCTTGAATTACGTCAAATTAAAGATAGTTCAGAGATTAGAACGATTCAAAAAGCGTGTGAAATCGCTGATGAAGCATTTAGTGAAGCACTTAAATTTATTGAACCGGGTCGCACAGAAATTGAAGTTGCTAATTTTCTTGACTTCAAGATGCGTGATATGGGAGCAAGCGGGATTTCATTTGATACCATTGTTGCGAGTGGTAAAAGAAGCAGCTTGCCGCACGGTGTTGCTACTCATAAAATGATTGAATTTGGGGATGTGGTAACCATTGATTTTGGCTGCTATTATGAGCATTACGCAAGTGATATGACACGGACAATTTTCGTAGGCTCAGTTGATGAGAAAATGGAAGAAATATATCATACGGTGCAAAAGGCGAATCAATTGTTGATTGAGCAAGCAAGGTCTGGGATGACTTATGCAGATTACGACCGTGTTCCGCGGGAAGTGATTGAAACAGCAGGTTTCGGAAAATATTTCACACATGGTATTGGACATGGATTAGGATTAGATGTTCATGAAATTCCTTATTTCAGTCAAGCGATGCTAGAGCCAGTTTTGCAAAGTGGAATGGTTGTCACAGATGAACCAGGGATTTATTTACCAGAATTTGGAGGTGTCAGAATTGAAGATGATCTTCTAATTACTGACAATGGCTGCGAGGTGCTGACAAAAGCACCTAAAGAGCTTATCGTTATTTGAAAAAACGCCCATCTTGTGATAGAATAAGATGTTAAATCCTGTCATTTCCCTTTTTTCGTGTGTAAAAATTCTGTCAGTACACTGACAGAAAAAGATAGAGCTGACAACTTTGGAAGTGGCTTAAAAATGACAGAATATCTAAATTTAAAATATTAGGAGATACATAAACAATGGTTTTAGCAAAAGATCTTAAATCAGGTATGACATTTTTGAACGGAGATAAACTCCTTCGTGTTATGGAAGCAAGCCATCACAAACCAGGTAAAGGCAACACCATCATGCGTATGAAACTTAAAGATGTACGCTCAGGTTCAACTTTTGATGACACTTATCGCCCTGAAGATAAATTTGAACAAGCAGTTATCGAAACAGTAAATGCTCAATATCTGTACCAAATGGATGATACAGCATTTTTCATGAACAATGAAACTTATGACCAATATGAAATTCCAGTTGAACAAGTTAAAGATGAATTGCTTTATGTCCTCGAAAACACTGACGTAAAAATCCAATTTTACGGTACAGAAGTGATTGGGATTCAACTTCCAACAACTGTCATTCTCGAAGTTACTGAAACACAACCATCAATCAAAGGTGCAACTGTTACAGGTTCAGGTAAACCAGCAACAATGGAAACAGGTCTTGTAGTTAACGTTCCAGACTTCGTTGAAGTAGGTACAAAACTTGAAATTAACACAATGACAGGCGAATATTTGAAACGTGCATAATGATTAAGTTCTGTCAGTACTGACAGAACTTTGTCAGTTCATTTTGTAAACAAAATTCATTAAAAATCCACTTACTTACCCTAATACTGTTTAACTTTTAAGCCTACGGCTTAAGAGTTAAAGTTTGCGTTTCACGCAAACTTCTTATTTGCAAGGCAGTAAAATTGTTAGATGAGCTAGTATGAAAAAAGTGGAAGAGAATTTGAAAAGACAAAAAGATGAGAGATGTTCTGCAAGAGCAAAAAATCTAAATTACTTTTATTATTTTAGATATTGAGGAACATCAATCTAATACTGTTTAACTTTTAAACCTATGGCTTAAAAGTTAAAGTTTGCGTTTCACGCAAGCCACTTCTTGCGCTTGACACACTGCGTCAAGGTTGCGAATAAGAAAAGCACAGCTTTTCTCTTTCGTTGCAAG from the Lactococcus allomyrinae genome contains:
- the efp gene encoding elongation factor P, with the translated sequence MVLAKDLKSGMTFLNGDKLLRVMEASHHKPGKGNTIMRMKLKDVRSGSTFDDTYRPEDKFEQAVIETVNAQYLYQMDDTAFFMNNETYDQYEIPVEQVKDELLYVLENTDVKIQFYGTEVIGIQLPTTVILEVTETQPSIKGATVTGSGKPATMETGLVVNVPDFVEVGTKLEINTMTGEYLKRA
- a CDS encoding aminopeptidase P family protein; the encoded protein is MRIENLKAKMARENLDSLLITDMKNIYYLTGFSGTAGTIFLTKTRNIFMTDSRYSEMARGIISGFEIIETRDAISMLTELSIADQVKNVGFEDTVDYAFFKRLSGATPQMELFATTNYLLELRQIKDSSEIRTIQKACEIADEAFSEALKFIEPGRTEIEVANFLDFKMRDMGASGISFDTIVASGKRSSLPHGVATHKMIEFGDVVTIDFGCYYEHYASDMTRTIFVGSVDEKMEEIYHTVQKANQLLIEQARSGMTYADYDRVPREVIETAGFGKYFTHGIGHGLGLDVHEIPYFSQAMLEPVLQSGMVVTDEPGIYLPEFGGVRIEDDLLITDNGCEVLTKAPKELIVI